The nucleotide window CTTAATACTTGAAAACTGACCTTTTTTGACTAAAATAATAATTGAAAAGAAAATATAGAAAGGATTGATCGTTATGTCAAACGAGATTCAACAACGTAACTCAGACGCATATAACATGACACCTTTTAATTTTTTTGAAGACTTTAGTCGTAATTTATTCAATGATTTTAAGCCAAATTTAATCAAAACAGATATTCATGAAACTGATAATGAATATTTTGTAGAAGCTGAACTTCCTGGTATTCCTAAAGAAAACATTCAAGTTACTTACGAAAACGGAGTATTAACAATTAGTGCCCAACACCAAATTGATAAAGAAACCGAAGATAAAAAAGGAAGGTTGCTTCGTAGCGAACGTAGTTTAACAAGTGTCCGACGTCAATATTTATTAGAAAATGTTAAAGAAGACGAAATAAAGGCTTCTTATTCAGAGGGAATTCTTAAACTAACC belongs to Enterococcus mediterraneensis and includes:
- a CDS encoding Hsp20/alpha crystallin family protein codes for the protein MSNEIQQRNSDAYNMTPFNFFEDFSRNLFNDFKPNLIKTDIHETDNEYFVEAELPGIPKENIQVTYENGVLTISAQHQIDKETEDKKGRLLRSERSLTSVRRQYLLENVKEDEIKASYSEGILKLTLPKDSNKEIKKAIPIE